In the Diorhabda sublineata isolate icDioSubl1.1 chromosome 10, icDioSubl1.1, whole genome shotgun sequence genome, AACTGTCTCCAATATTAGGTGCAATTAAATGATGCAATCATATGTTGAGTGCTAACGCTAGGTACTTACTGTGTTGAACCACATATGAGGTATCTTATCGCAAGCTATGGAAATGCCACTGTACcactaaaaattataaattatagagaCTCTAAAATAAAgcaatcaaaattatatttgtgaagAAATATAACACATCTAGTATCTCATTATATcatattgcaaaaaattataatctgcGGAAAAAGAAGCACTTAGGAACAATTGTTTAAGTACAAAAAAGCTCAAAAGTCTCCAATATTTGCAAGTATAACTGCATATAACAGTGTTTTAAGTCAGAAATAGAGGGAAGTAAAAAAACTATGTATAGGGAATTTGAGAAACTATTGAGAAAAGTAgtggaataataaaaaagactAGAATTACTTTATTTGTATTCAGTCatgatttataatttaataatttaaggCCTTGATGCCAGATTATTGTTATCTGTTTAGAGGTcagaaataaatgtttaaaaaaaattaaactacttATAAACACCATAGCAAaacgatattttcttttcagaaaTATCTAGACAGCATCCTAATGAATCCAATACTAGTTTCATCACTTCCAGCTAGATCATTTGTTGATCCAGCAAATTATTGCCAACCATTTAGAGGTAAGTTTGAGGCTTTCCTATCTTCTTTCCTAAGCGACTCATTGTAAATTAATATTCCTATTATGAAGGTCACTGTAAGATAAGGGATGTTGGTATTATTGatcatatatttgatgaaaataacaagATGATTTTGGGATTGGGATATtcattgttttatcaaaattgccatcatgaaaatgatttttcattaaaataattcaaattacatGATTGTATCCTATTATTTTCACTCGAacgttttataattaaaatgaccACAATTATAAACGAATAtggtatcaaaaaaattgatacttgCTGCTCTGGAGGTCTTgtaccaaaaataatttttagtttatttataactttcatgtatttatgaaaagatgaaacaaaatgtaattatgcccattatcacaatttttatcattattttaaccTCGgtcaatttgttatttttcattgatttgtataaaaataaatgttgatttcACAGAGTTGGCTTTACAACATGTATCTTTGGCGCTGAGAGGGGAAGTTGGCTGGGAAGTTGTAGGTCCAATCAATGATATGGGTTGGAGATTAAGGAaacattattatgaattaaaatgTAAATCTTTACCCAAGGAAGAAATATTTGGAGGATGGACTGATTACGGTCCCGATAAATATTTGGATGATCGAGAGATGCATGCTGTTTTTAAAAGCATCGGTCAGCTACAGGTAAGTAGTTGCCCCATTGAGTTATCACTAGATTTTATGCCAGATATCCGGAAGTTGCATACCATAAATTTCCTTCAGCACCACAGGATTCAAACCATTAGTTAGCCACTACTGAGACCTAATCTAAACTCAATAGATTATACTGTGCAACCTTAATATAACATACCTCAATAAAATGATTTCCTTGttttaacaaattgaaaaagttgACGTAGCTAATTAATTCGGGATTCCTGCAAGTACATTAggtacaattttataatttaaagatAAGTTTTCGAAAGAAAGTAGTTGGCctgtaaacagtaaaaaattaaaatcatggACATAGAGGAATGTCTGTTGAAGTGGTTAAAACAATGTCGAAAGAAAAAGATCACTATAAAGGGCCCTATCCTTCAGTAAAAGGCCCAGCAGTTTGCAGTAGAACACGAACATGCTAACAACGGGTGgctttaaaatttcaaaaaacgaaacgagattgttttttgaaaaaaattgtggtGAAAGTGGTAGTGTTGATTAAAAAGTATGTGATAAGTAGACAGATAAACTGCCAGACACAATATATGGCAAAACTTTATCATTCGAAGCCGATAAATTTAAAGGTGAAAAAAACAGCAAACTTTGCTAAACCGTAGTGCTGGGACGAATTGTACAAGGACCTACAAACTTAACCCAGTCATCATTGGAAAATATCAGGAACcatgatattttaaaaatgtcaataatCTGCCAACAAATTACATGTCAAACCTAAGGCTTCGATAACTAGTAATGCTTTGCACAAGGAAAAATTCCCAACTTGCCTTCAAACACCACTTTGAAACTACAGCCACTGGACAAAGCTGTAAAATgcattatagaaaataaattgtcagACAATGTCTCAATAATATTGAACCCCAAAGGCCAACTAAAATTTGTGTTTTACAAGCCATGTGGATAATCGGTACGCTTGAAATCTAGTCACTGAAAGGACATTGCAGATTGCTTCAAGAAAAGGGGATCTAACGTAACATGTAAAGATAAAGATGACTTACTACTCAAAGAATTTAATAGGACCCGGCAAAGAGTGCAAGAAGAATTGCATTTCAAGTGTTTGATGGTTTTGTTACATGATTTTTCacccctttcacaccaaacgaatccgaatcaagttgaatctgattgaccaagattctgcttcgagcgctccgtttaaatTTGAAGGGACTCTTCtcccgccttcagaccggacgaatctggttcaatcaggtttgattGGAGGTCGCACCGGActgtcagattcctcgtccgtcagtcttgaatcaacaaccatacgagatggacgtggagttattaattttaaaagtacgATTTATGACGTCATAGAATTTCTTCTCATCATTTTGTAGGTCAGGATGTAAATGATGAAACATACCAAAATCCGGCCTTTTCCTATTTATGTGATGTATCCACACTCCTCTTGTTTTCTGTTTCCGCCGTTGCCTCCTACGAAACACTATTGCATTTAAAACAACTGCGTCCATGATGATAGCTCAAAAGCAACTAAACgaaggaaaacaaaaagaagatgaaaggATTTTCATAGattcaggttgattcagctggtgtgatagagtggagatgacgaatcagattcaacttgattcggagtgatccagattgattcggattcgtttgatGTGAAAGGGGCCTTAGATAACACCAAAGATTCTTCATAACTCGAGGTTGCCAacctcaaattaaaaaaaaccgaATTTAGAAGTTAGACAAACCAAGACAATTCAGTTTAAAACTGGACGCATTAATAAAGTTGcaatagttaaataaatatctagTGCCAACaggtaaaataaaattcatgtaattgaaataataacatattttaataaaaatatttgagtaaAATGATACgagttattataatataaagCAAACACTTTATTATAACTTATTAATATTTACTATACTTATCAACCCCATTAATTTCCTTCAGTATCTATAGTTAAGTACTGTTGTCAGTagtaatcgatttttttattctgtCCACTGTGAATTTATGAGGGAAAAGACTGTCGACATTAGTGTTATGACCAGGTATACTAAATACACATTCAACCACCTTCTGTAGTTCCGCATACTGTTCCTTAGAAATGCATTGCTTGAAATATATTATGATCTTTTACAAAGACcaaagatttttcaatgttCTTCCAATCTAGCAGATCAGACCCTGTTAGATCAATCCAGTcgaaaacctaacctaacctaacctaactaagtATTTTTCATGGGTATTCCTTTCCTTCTTTTCTTCTATCTTTTTGCTTCTATCACTTTTCTTACTAGGCTTTGTGGTGTTCCTTTCTTTATGTGTCTTTACCTGTAAACTGAACTGTAAATTATATCTTGGCAATTATAGAgacttttttaacttttaacaaaattaatacgtaaattaatattctttttataaattgagaatctttgaaaattattttcggaaattaaatgttcaattcCACTATTTCTATGCCCcataagaaatatttgatattaattaatttttagcaTCCATATATATATCCCATTGAGCTGTGTTTATCTACCGAAACTGGGGCATTGGTGGCTCGATTGGCACATAAAAATGGGACATTGAGAGATCTCCTTTCTGGAGCTAAACCGAgacaatcatttttaaaaaaatacggaAATCCCAAGGGACATAAAACACTCACGGCAGAGCAAATATCTTTGTATGGTCGGCAAATATTAGAGGCGTTGAAGTTTTTACATGATAAAGGATTACCTTATGGtgagtattattatttttctgtatatttggAAATGTGTAATCATATTGTGTACTAATTAATAAATTGGTAAACttgtccgacaaaataagtGACGCGTTCGCCCAGTCCGACGACCGAAACAcgtcaattttgagccttatgggttcgtgCTTATAACACTTACCATTTTTTGTACAGTGTTAACCGAGATTTTTATGgttttggtttcaattttttacaatatttggtttttttttctccattcagttgcaaaataaacaaaaatcaacaatctttcgtttagttttaaaaaaatgtggatGATAGCCGATGGCCTACATGGTGATCTTcaaatgatgtttttttattaataaaattttatatttaaggtCATTTACACACTGGAAATATCATAATCGATAACGATCGAGTAAAACTTCTGGATATAGAAAATGGAGTATTGGGTGTGCCTTCATTTTACCGACCATATTTTATGCaacataagaaaataaataatttagaagcCATAGATGTCTACTGTTTTGGACACGTACTTTACGAAATGATGTTTGGGGCTCCGTTGCATGAAAGCATAGTTGATAATATGCCAAATTATCCTGTAACTGAACTCAGTAAGTATTAATTTTCATCTATGAGATCTAATTAAATCCCTCAAATTCTCTCAAAAAAcctttatgtttttatttaatgaagaTTAATATTTTGCATTGCTTTGTTTTTTAGGAGATCTACTTTCTCGAATACTGTCATCGGAAGGATGCAAACATGGTTTACCGACCATAAGCGATCTCTTGTTCGATCCATTCTTCTCGGtagttcatttatcatttttgcCCACTGACAAAGCTCATTTAAAACTTGCCACTTCAACGAAGGAACAATTAAAGCATGCTGTTCACAAAATTGAGGAAAGGTTGAGGGATGAACAAAAAGTTGTCAGGAGTCAAAAAAAGTTGGTCAAAGTCCAAGAAATGATGAGTTGTGAAGAAGAGAAAAAGAAGCAAGCTAGACACAAAATGGTAAATACTATTTTATCagtattacttttatttatattagtatgtctaatttaatgaaatgtttaatcaattatttctggTATACCCTTTTATGTTCTAAAGGATTTTGTTGATAATCAAAACAACAAACAGAGGGTTTCTAAGTTCATGAGACAAAATTgactttatcacactaatcaattACCCTGTATATGTGCTTCTGGTATAATCAGCAATTTAAATTGACTTGAAGAGACAAAAATCCTACACCTGAAAAGGCATAAGGATAAAGCaagaaaaaggaagaaatgTCACAAGTTGTAACGCTCTTTTTATCGTTGTGTGCTCCGGGCAGTGtcagtgaagaaaataaaatactccaGGGGTCAGTATGTTGATGACGAATATGCTGAAGCCAGTTGAACAGTTTTTACTCGCCCTTACTTGATTGGTAACCTGGTTATTTGCTGGAAGTGTTACTTACGAAGCTTCTGAGGTACTGAGTCGAATATGAAAGTGAAACAATGGTTAAAtacaatttcttttattcaaaatctactCCTGGTTTTGTCTTCGCTGTAGATTACGTTGTGGACGGGCTACTGGTTCTTCGAGAACTGCCCTTTTCTTCTAAATATGCGCGGATACcgattggaaaaatatttctacttacAATGGTATTCCTTGGTTGACTTTTTGCTTTCGACTTGGTATCAACTTTTATTGCTGTTAGCGCTTCCTTTTCTTTAGCGATGAGAAAGGGGGATCACCTTGCTACTGTTCCTTGAGTTGAGAATACAACCCTTGTAAAATAGTAATTTCGAGGGAGAAGTATAGTTTATATTTAAACTGTCTATGTTTCTTATTGTACTCGAATTAGACTAACAtttttacgttgaaaaataacagatataaacttttttgtaaaatacggttttttactatttttctccAAGTATGTGgcattatatattaaaaaagaaaacggtATAGAATTATTCTATAATTGTACAATCATTACACTTTATGAtacatttacattttaaataGTGGGAAacatttaccattttttttattttttgtttttttttttatgaaactccagaatgaaacattatttgtaagcaatttttcattagttatgttattttttatgttctttcattcattcatttgttatttacattttttggtACTGCCAATAAAAGCACTTTTCCTAATAGCAACAATTTTTTAGGAAAGATTAGCTAAGGAACAACATAAACACAACAGAAGACTGGAAAAGGCTAACAGTATTAATGGTGAGAGATCTGAAAGTGTAAATAGCAGTGGAGCCACTTCAGTTGGTACATCCACCCCTCCCTCGACGACTGGTAATgttatttttctcttaattcTACCTAAAATATATGGTGGACAAGATTTGATTTGAGAATTAATGATTTGTAATTTTAACAACAGCTCATCATCAACATTCATCTCTACACAAAGAAGATGGAGCTAAAAAAATATCCtttaagtttgtttttctatatgttaCAACAAAAGTTGCTGAAATTTATTGTCACCTATcattttttgaagaaacaaaaccATCGATCGATGTATCATTGTATTGGTCTCTAATGTCAAAGATACCATATGATATGTCGACTAGCAAAATTTGAAACCAGTTTCAAATGAATACAAGTTTAATAACGAGTATTCTTGGTCTCAGGTTGGTTTGCTTCTCTTTGGTTATTCCTAATTGTCTTGTGATGGTATGCAATACAGTTTACTGAACgttgaaataataaagtaataatgCTATCATCACATTTTTGTGGCTATCGCTTGAAATATTTACAGGAATTTAAAtgtgaatatttcataaaagaTGATTGACAACGATTTCAGGTGAAATGAActatatttgtataataaacaatttcaacAGCTATGTTTGATTGTGGTATTTTTGggtaaataataaagaaaaataagagTTTAGAATTCAACATGTGCGTTTGATTTAAACAGAGTCGAACCTGAGACCAATGCATATCaacattaaaagttttttattacatttggaTACGACTGATCTGATTGAAAGATTTTTTACTGTCAATATGTAAGATTAAAATTTTCTGCTTCTTTTGATAGAAACAACAACTTTCCTCATTTAGAtttctatattttgtaaaattctacAATTCACAAACAATTTTAAAGTAAAGTAACCGTCATCCTATAAAGCTATATGACCCATATAAAACTGCTTACCATATAGCGTTATACCATGATGGTTACTATAAATATatcaactataatttttttaaattgtgtaaTGCATATTTCTAATAGatgtttaatttttcattttaggaTATAATGTTCCATCGCCACCTCCGCCTCCTCCACCGCCACCTGTGCCGCCAATAGGTGATGACATGCCATCACTTATCAATGGATCTTCTGTTCCTACAGGGAATAAAGACCGTTCCGAATTACTAGGAGCCATTtgcaattttaataaatctgcCTTGCGTAAAACCAAAGTTTcttgaatttatattaaaagaaGAGGTACAGCGGGTAAAGTCGCTTTTAAACAGCATGTGAGTAATGGACTAATAGGATTTTGTAATACAcattataataaagttttataagAATAACTTTGATAGGAAGTATAACATTATCgaaatcaaatgaataagagTATATTTCAGCCTAATATTTCTTTATACctaggaataaataaaaaataattttcattattattattgccCAAACTGAGGCTTTTACTTTTTTGTCACAGAAAATAAGGTTTATAACTTTCTACTTTGAGTTTTGACATTTTTGTTAATACTTATCTATCAAATTTTACTGTTCTGTCTCTGTTTTTGTACACAAATGGTGTCCTTTAACTAGAATCCGCAAATTTTTAAAGAACAGTATTTATATGCCTGCACATTTTAACCAGTGAACAAACTTagcatataaattatttataagtatattgACAGATgagaaaacaaaaaccaaaacaaTACTGTGtcacaaatatatttatggaaATATATCAAGCGATAATAGTACCAACAATAGCATATGCAGCAGAAAAGAACACAAAAAGGAAGAATAACCtataataagaacaaaaaaaagattGAATACTAGAAAGATATACTAGAAATAGGTAGTTATATCTTGAGAATGAATAATCAGATTAACAAGACCAATAAGGCTATAACCaccattaaaaaatgaataaggtGACCatgaacaaaatagaaaaacccTATAGAGGAACTGGATCAAAAGACGAAAATTATTTAGAGCAATTGAGAAAGATAGCAAAAAACACAAGATATTCGAAGAAATGGGTACAAGAGGGACTAGCACTTTCATTTGATACCTGAAAAagtacaattgaaaatatgatacGTATCATATTTATTGTTCAATCCACTTATTTGCCCCTTCAGCTCAACGAACGGTATGAATTATATTCACGAACTGCCCGCAATAATTGTTTATCGTATTCGGGATTCGCCTTtgaatttactataaaaatctAAACCACGTCCACTCTTATAATAGGGATTTCCAACTTTAAATAATTGTGTTTGAATTTTTCAACACATTATTTGAAGTTCTCATTCTAATTTCACTTTGAAACAAGCATCAAGgacttttacaaaaaatgtatgtttaaaaaattctaatcaCATTTCAGCTCGTCCCTTACCTAATTGTGACTGAAAGAAGCAGTACTGAAAGAAGAAGTAACAGCGTTTCTTCTGCGGCCGTTATTATAAAGGTCGCATTTACCTTTATACATTAGACTCACTTGCTGGTCTTATGCTTATTTATTGAGTGGATAAATCTAACGAACAAGGATgtaattagaatttttattttatgccATTTTTATTCTATGCCATTCgcatttaaaaaagtatttgttaACTAGTTGTTTAGTAAGTTTTTAAGATTTATATTTCTCATtagatattttaaacaatttaattcgATTTATTAAAATGGTTGAGTCAAGCAAAAGTATGAAATAATACAATacacatttaattttatattacaataataaGCATATTTTGATCATGTTGCAGATAACGGCGTATCTTTATGATTTCATATCTATTTAGACATCTATAATCTTGGCAGCTCAGTTTTTCATTGCATTCTTTTTTTCTCATGCTATCCTTCACTTGACTTGAAATATTGCTCGGTAGTCAATACGATGGTAAAATCATTACCTCTATTTTTCTCAATCAACGTAATGAGTTTTTTTCCAAAGTATGCTGATCAGCCTCCATTGTTACAATAAATGATTTActcacaaatttttatgaataatgcAAAAACCACTGACAAACAAACTGCACGTTAGCACTAATTTAAGGTTAGgttgattttttttgcaaattaagACAAAAGGCGAATTTCGGCATCTGGCATGTCTAGCATCTGCCTCCAACATATTAATTCTACCAACAGCCTAGTGGGGATCTTATTCTTATATTATTGGCAaaccttttttaataaatatttggaattgttaattataaaaccaaaataaaaaaaaattattcttgatCGTTAGAAATGTTGGTGGATATTCTTACTAGAGAAAcatttgtaaattaattttttgtacgtaaaattttttgtttttatctatttaagtattcgattatataatatatatttgatataagtTCGATTCtctaatcataataataatactaatcaAAGGTTGCccttaataattttacatttttttattcaatcattatttataattaacgaATTTCATTTTTGCATTGCATTTTTACAGTAAACTAATTTTCACTTACTGTTATGTCCTCAGTATTAACAGTAAATGTAAATAGATGCATTCCACCAATTACCTTTTTATGTACTAAATCTGGTCTTTTCTCGCTAGGAATTTCGCGTTTTAACCATAATTCTATCACCtccattttcctttttttttttaatagcgAATCTCATGattatatatcatttatttatattatggCTTCTATTCACTATTTCCCGTATATTCCTGTagaggagcaattcctatatTAGGTCCCAATCCAACAATCctcctattaaaattttccttatCCTATCAAATTCTAGTAAATCTCACATTTAGATAAACGGTAGAATATAAACTGCTTCGGGGAAATTGTGAAAGTATACAGAACTTTTTGAGTACTATAGATTCAGTTTAGTTCAGCGGTCGCCAACCTTTTTCATGGGTTAatcaatttcgaaaattttggaatagaGAGTGAGCTACTTATCTGTAAAATATGTAATACATTTATTaacatcaaataataaaaatactgcTCTTACAAAATA is a window encoding:
- the LOC130449504 gene encoding PX domain-containing protein kinase-like protein produces the protein MAIFERQTTNKVLLDDTEQLTCTIENWKNVNGHTEFIIKVYRGPFSDQTWKISKRYNDFCKLHNALQSSGIPLELPPKKLIGNMDPHFLGERQQGLQKYLDSILMNPILVSSLPARSFVDPANYCQPFRELALQHVSLALRGEVGWEVVGPINDMGWRLRKHYYELKCKSLPKEEIFGGWTDYGPDKYLDDREMHAVFKSIGQLQHPYIYPIELCLSTETGALVARLAHKNGTLRDLLSGAKPRQSFLKKYGNPKGHKTLTAEQISLYGRQILEALKFLHDKGLPYGHLHTGNIIIDNDRVKLLDIENGVLGVPSFYRPYFMQHKKINNLEAIDVYCFGHVLYEMMFGAPLHESIVDNMPNYPVTELRDLLSRILSSEGCKHGLPTISDLLFDPFFSVVHLSFLPTDKAHLKLATSTKEQLKHAVHKIEERLRDEQKVVRSQKKLVKVQEMMSCEEEKKKQARHKMERLAKEQHKHNRRLEKANSINGERSESVNSSGATSVGTSTPPSTTGYNVPSPPPPPPPPPVPPIGDDMPSLINGSSVPTGNKDRSELLGAICNFNKSALRKTKVS